In one window of Opitutus sp. GAS368 DNA:
- a CDS encoding sugar nucleotide-binding protein produces MIYLLGGSGYVGAAYQALLTRKGLPFRNVRRADFDYTDRAALTDLLRREKPQFLINAAGYTGKPNVDACELHKSECLMGNAVLPGSIAQACADAGVPWGHVSSGCIYSGKNPDGSGFRETDTPNFTFRTNHCSFYSGTKALGEEVLAGAPNVFIWRLRIPFNEVDSARNYLSKLMRYATLLEAENSISQLDEFVAATFACWEQRVPFGTYNVTNPGHVTTREVVELIKKTGVSRKDFAFFKDEADFMTKAAKTPRSNCVMDSRKLAAAGIKLTEVHAAVERDLRRWVKAT; encoded by the coding sequence ATGATTTATCTGCTCGGTGGCTCAGGTTATGTCGGCGCGGCCTATCAGGCACTGCTCACGCGCAAAGGCCTGCCCTTCCGCAATGTGCGGCGGGCCGACTTCGACTATACCGACCGCGCCGCCCTGACGGATTTGCTCCGCCGGGAGAAGCCGCAGTTCCTCATCAACGCCGCCGGCTACACCGGCAAGCCCAACGTCGATGCCTGCGAGCTGCACAAGTCAGAGTGCCTCATGGGCAATGCCGTCCTGCCGGGCTCCATCGCCCAGGCCTGTGCCGACGCCGGCGTGCCGTGGGGCCACGTCTCCTCCGGCTGCATCTACAGCGGCAAGAATCCCGACGGCTCCGGGTTCAGGGAAACCGATACGCCCAACTTCACCTTCCGCACCAACCACTGCAGCTTCTACTCCGGCACCAAGGCCCTCGGCGAGGAGGTGCTGGCCGGGGCGCCCAACGTCTTCATCTGGCGCCTGCGCATCCCGTTCAACGAGGTGGACAGCGCCCGCAATTACCTGAGCAAGCTCATGCGCTACGCGACCCTGCTCGAGGCCGAGAACTCCATCTCGCAGCTCGACGAGTTCGTCGCCGCCACGTTCGCGTGCTGGGAGCAGCGCGTGCCCTTCGGCACCTACAACGTCACCAACCCCGGCCACGTCACCACCCGCGAGGTAGTCGAGCTGATCAAGAAAACCGGTGTCTCGCGCAAGGACTTCGCTTTCTTCAAGGACGAGGCGGACTTCATGACCAAGGCCGCCAAGACCCCGCGTTCCAACTGCGTGATGGATTCCCGCAAGCTCGCCGCCGCCGGCATCAAGCTCACCGAGGTGCACGCGGCCGTCGAGCGCGACCTCCGCCGCTGGGTCAAAGCCACCTGA
- a CDS encoding glycosyltransferase family 2 protein has protein sequence MLASRSRPPLQAPLHLYSVVIPARDEQDSLPSTVKDIYEAFQREGVPHEIVVVDDGSRDRTWAVLTELKQTVPTLAPVQNPGQNGFGRAVLYGLGQMKGDACVIMMADASDSPAHAVRYWRLLNEGWDCVFGSRFIKGGEVVDYPRVKLWVNRLANFLVRIGFNIALNDTTNAFKAYRRTVIEGGRPYLAPHFNLTVEIPLKAIVRGYTWTVIPISWQNRKHGEAKLKIKEMGSRYFFICAYVWLEKYFSRGDYRKK, from the coding sequence ATGCTTGCATCGCGCTCCCGGCCCCCCCTCCAGGCACCACTTCACCTTTACTCCGTCGTGATCCCCGCCCGGGACGAGCAGGATTCGCTGCCGTCCACGGTGAAAGACATTTACGAGGCGTTCCAGCGCGAGGGCGTGCCGCATGAGATTGTCGTGGTGGACGACGGCAGCCGGGACCGGACCTGGGCGGTGCTGACGGAACTGAAACAGACCGTGCCCACGCTGGCGCCCGTGCAGAATCCCGGCCAGAATGGCTTTGGACGCGCGGTCCTTTACGGCCTCGGCCAGATGAAGGGCGACGCGTGCGTCATCATGATGGCCGATGCCTCCGATTCGCCCGCGCACGCCGTGCGCTACTGGCGCCTGCTCAACGAAGGCTGGGACTGCGTCTTCGGCAGCCGCTTCATCAAGGGCGGCGAGGTCGTCGATTACCCGCGCGTCAAGCTCTGGGTCAACCGCCTGGCCAATTTCCTGGTGCGGATCGGCTTCAACATCGCGCTCAACGACACCACCAACGCCTTCAAGGCCTACCGGCGCACGGTCATCGAGGGCGGCCGGCCCTACCTGGCGCCGCACTTCAACCTCACGGTGGAGATCCCGCTCAAGGCCATCGTTCGCGGCTACACGTGGACCGTCATCCCCATCTCCTGGCAGAACCGCAAACACGGCGAGGCCAAGCTCAAGATCAAGGAAATGGGCAGCCGCTACTTCTTCATCTGCGCCTATGTGTGGCTGGAGAAGTATTTCAGCCGCGGGGATTACCGGAAAAAATGA
- a CDS encoding NAD-dependent epimerase/dehydratase family protein — MRILITGICGFVGSTLARSLHAAGHAVAGFDNFIRPGSESNRAPLERLGIKVLTADLRDAPAMDALPAADFVVDAAANPSVLAGVDGKTSSRELVDHNLTGTINVLEYCKAHKAGFILLSTSRVYSIAPLTALPVVVKNDALAPDAAKSLPAGLTVAGLAEDFTTTAPISLYGATKLASEAMALEYGETFGFPVFINRCGVLAGAGQFGRADQGIFAYWINAWRRRRPLKYLGFGGHGHQVRDCLHPRDLVPVLEKQFLAPKLAVGDRLANFSGGATSAMSLKQLSDWCAGRFGPHTVVQDGTPRPFDIPWIVLDPTKAKTIWGWKPAMPTPAILEEIAVHAEQNAAWLELSAPR; from the coding sequence ATGCGCATCCTGATCACCGGCATCTGCGGTTTTGTCGGCAGCACCCTCGCCCGGTCGCTGCACGCCGCCGGCCACGCGGTCGCCGGTTTCGACAATTTCATCCGCCCCGGCAGCGAGTCCAACCGCGCGCCGCTGGAACGGCTCGGCATCAAGGTCCTCACCGCCGACCTGCGCGACGCCCCCGCCATGGACGCGCTGCCGGCCGCCGACTTCGTGGTCGATGCCGCCGCCAACCCGAGCGTGCTGGCCGGCGTGGACGGCAAGACGAGTTCGCGCGAACTCGTGGACCACAACCTCACCGGCACGATCAACGTGCTCGAATACTGCAAGGCGCACAAAGCAGGCTTCATCCTGCTTTCCACCAGCCGGGTCTACTCGATCGCGCCACTGACCGCCTTGCCAGTCGTCGTGAAGAACGACGCGCTGGCGCCGGACGCCGCCAAATCCCTGCCGGCCGGGCTGACGGTCGCGGGCCTAGCCGAGGATTTCACCACGACCGCGCCCATCTCGCTCTACGGCGCCACCAAGCTGGCCTCCGAGGCCATGGCGCTGGAATACGGCGAGACGTTCGGCTTCCCCGTCTTCATCAACCGCTGTGGCGTGCTGGCGGGCGCCGGGCAGTTCGGCCGGGCCGACCAGGGCATCTTCGCCTACTGGATCAACGCCTGGCGGCGGCGGCGCCCGCTCAAGTATCTCGGCTTCGGCGGACACGGCCACCAGGTGCGCGACTGCCTGCACCCGCGCGACCTCGTGCCGGTACTGGAAAAGCAGTTCCTGGCGCCCAAGCTCGCCGTGGGTGACCGGCTCGCGAATTTCTCCGGCGGCGCGACCTCGGCCATGTCACTGAAGCAGCTTAGCGACTGGTGCGCCGGCCGCTTCGGCCCGCACACCGTGGTGCAGGACGGCACGCCGCGGCCTTTCGACATTCCGTGGATTGTGCTCGACCCGACCAAGGCGAAGACCATCTGGGGCTGGAAACCCGCCATGCCCACCCCGGCGATTCTCGAGGAAATCGCGGTCCATGCGGAACAGAACGCCGCCTGGCTGGAACTGTCGGCCCCGCGCTAG
- a CDS encoding glycosyltransferase family 2 protein produces the protein MSPPRPPVFAPLPAHPKLSVVVPVYNERATLKIALDALTAKRIAGWELEIIIIESNSTDGSRDIVLGYQGHAGVKILLEDRPRGKGRAVRTGLAQVTGDVVLIQDADLEYDLADYEKLLVPFTANTHTFVLGSRHGDSLFIRKFDEQALHAFVLNAGHWFFTALLDVSLGLTLRDPFTMYKVFRRECLAGLTFQSNRFDFDWELLIKLVRKGYKPVEIPVKYTSRSFKEGKKVSMFRDPPMWIWAWLKYRFQRL, from the coding sequence ATGAGTCCCCCCCGCCCACCCGTCTTCGCCCCGCTGCCCGCGCACCCGAAGCTTTCCGTCGTCGTTCCGGTTTACAACGAGCGCGCCACGCTGAAGATCGCGCTTGATGCGCTCACCGCCAAGCGCATCGCCGGCTGGGAGCTCGAGATCATCATCATCGAGAGCAACTCGACCGACGGTTCGCGCGACATCGTGCTTGGCTACCAGGGCCATGCCGGCGTCAAAATCCTCCTCGAAGACCGGCCGCGCGGCAAGGGCCGCGCCGTCCGTACCGGGCTGGCGCAGGTGACCGGCGACGTGGTGCTGATCCAGGACGCCGACCTCGAATACGACCTCGCCGACTACGAGAAACTGCTGGTGCCGTTCACCGCCAACACACACACCTTCGTGCTGGGTTCGCGCCACGGCGACAGCCTGTTCATCCGCAAGTTCGACGAGCAGGCGCTGCACGCCTTCGTGCTGAACGCCGGCCACTGGTTCTTCACCGCGCTGCTCGACGTGTCGCTCGGTCTGACGCTGCGCGACCCGTTCACCATGTATAAGGTGTTCCGCCGCGAGTGCCTCGCGGGCCTCACCTTCCAGAGCAATCGCTTCGACTTCGACTGGGAGCTGCTCATCAAGCTCGTGCGCAAGGGCTACAAGCCGGTCGAGATCCCGGTCAAGTACACCTCGCGCTCCTTCAAGGAAGGCAAAAAGGTCTCCATGTTCCGCGACCCCCCGATGTGGATCTGGGCCTGGTTGAAATACCGCTTCCAGCGCCTTTGA
- a CDS encoding NAD-dependent epimerase/dehydratase family protein yields MAKTILVTGSSGLIGSEVCVYFASLGYTVHGVDNNQRAVFFGPQGDTRWNQQRLAAELKGFVHHELDIRDRAGVLALVKSVKPSVLVHTAAQPSHDRAAAIPFDDFDTNAVGTLNFLEAARQVCPESPFVHMSTNKVYGDAPNAIKLVEQATRWDYADPAYAHGIPETFTIDQSKHSLFGASKVAADVMVQEYGRYFNLPTCALRGGCLTGPNHSGVELHGFLSYLVKCNLEGKEYRVFGYKGKQVRDNIHSLDVARFMAAFVDAPRAGEVYNLGGGKANSTSILEAFKLTEKFTGKAQVHTYVEQNRAGDHICYYSDLRKMRTHYPKWDITQSLEETIRQIVEAWRRRPASA; encoded by the coding sequence ATGGCCAAGACGATTCTAGTCACCGGTTCCTCGGGCCTCATCGGCTCGGAGGTCTGCGTTTATTTCGCCTCCCTCGGCTACACCGTCCACGGCGTCGACAACAACCAGCGCGCCGTCTTCTTCGGGCCGCAGGGTGACACCCGCTGGAACCAGCAGCGCCTCGCCGCGGAGCTGAAGGGCTTCGTCCACCATGAGCTCGACATCCGCGACCGCGCCGGCGTCCTCGCGCTGGTCAAGTCGGTGAAGCCGTCGGTTCTCGTCCACACCGCCGCCCAGCCCTCGCACGACCGCGCCGCGGCGATCCCGTTCGATGACTTCGACACCAACGCCGTCGGCACGCTGAACTTCCTCGAAGCCGCGCGGCAGGTCTGCCCGGAATCGCCCTTCGTGCACATGAGCACAAACAAGGTCTACGGCGACGCCCCGAACGCCATCAAGCTGGTCGAGCAAGCCACACGCTGGGACTACGCGGATCCGGCGTATGCGCACGGCATCCCAGAAACGTTCACCATCGACCAGTCGAAGCACTCGCTGTTTGGCGCGTCGAAGGTCGCCGCCGACGTGATGGTGCAGGAATATGGCCGCTACTTCAACCTGCCGACATGCGCGCTGCGCGGCGGCTGCCTCACCGGCCCGAACCACAGCGGCGTCGAGCTGCACGGCTTTCTCTCCTACCTCGTGAAGTGCAACCTTGAGGGAAAGGAATACCGCGTCTTTGGCTACAAGGGGAAGCAGGTCCGCGACAACATCCACTCGCTCGACGTCGCGCGCTTCATGGCGGCCTTCGTCGATGCGCCGCGTGCGGGCGAGGTCTACAACCTCGGCGGCGGCAAGGCCAACAGCACGTCCATTCTCGAAGCCTTCAAGCTCACCGAGAAATTCACCGGCAAGGCGCAGGTGCACACCTACGTCGAGCAGAACCGCGCCGGCGACCACATCTGCTATTACTCCGACCTGCGGAAGATGCGCACCCATTATCCGAAATGGGACATCACGCAGTCGCTGGAGGAGACCATCCGCCAAATCGTCGAAGCCTGGCGCCGGCGGCCGGCCTCCGCCTGA